From the genome of Haloterrigena sp. KLK7, one region includes:
- a CDS encoding AbrB/MazE/SpoVT family DNA-binding domain-containing protein, translated as MNKSESSTDSEKEIVSVSKHGQATIPKRFREKLGIDAPGKALFRETEDGEVIVEQVRSASEMQGFAARSEASTDTPATELLREKRAQDTSARDERFSSEQ; from the coding sequence ATGAATAAGTCTGAATCCTCGACGGACTCTGAAAAAGAGATCGTTTCGGTCTCCAAGCACGGTCAGGCGACGATTCCGAAGCGATTCCGGGAAAAACTCGGCATCGACGCCCCGGGGAAAGCACTGTTCCGCGAGACTGAAGACGGCGAGGTCATCGTCGAACAGGTCCGATCCGCGAGCGAAATGCAGGGCTTCGCTGCACGAAGTGAGGCGTCGACCGACACCCCCGCTACCGAACTTCTTCGAGAGAAACGGGCTCAGGATACGTCCGCTCGAGACGAGCGGTTTTCGTCGGAGCAATGA
- a CDS encoding PIN domain-containing protein, translated as MTTVPDRIVFDAEPLVAHAADEPGASAVAEFLDAVGIEDADGYSSRVNLSEVRYILARKYDRDVADEYLEWLFDLGLEPVDVEPVWIDASEHVLEYNPALGDSFALATAAHVDATLLVGSDDDYDEITDAPIERFRDGSV; from the coding sequence ATGACGACGGTCCCCGATCGCATCGTCTTCGACGCCGAACCGTTGGTCGCACACGCCGCTGACGAACCGGGCGCGTCGGCTGTCGCGGAATTCCTCGACGCAGTCGGTATCGAAGATGCCGACGGCTACAGCAGTCGGGTGAACCTCTCCGAAGTCCGGTATATCCTCGCTCGCAAGTATGACCGCGACGTCGCCGACGAGTATCTCGAGTGGCTGTTCGACCTCGGACTCGAACCGGTCGACGTCGAACCGGTCTGGATCGACGCGTCCGAACACGTTCTCGAGTACAATCCCGCACTCGGCGACTCGTTCGCGTTAGCGACCGCAGCGCACGTCGATGCGACGCTGCTGGTGGGTAGCGACGACGATTACGACGAGATCACCGACGCGCCGATCGAGCGCTTTCGCGACGGATCGGTCTAG
- a CDS encoding HD domain-containing protein: protein MLEAVRTRARSYFEGAPPAHDWHHVQRVETLAETLLDRYPTDEIDGQVVTLAVYLHDIGREKEASGEIDDHATWGAEEAGRILEDGGADPATIDAVAHCVRAHRYSNEIEPETLEAEIVSDADDLDALGAVGIARTFAHGGALGEPIHDPAIPVADDETTAGATQYNHLSKKLLKLPERMYTDVGRELATDRAEFVRDYVAQFDAELTGER from the coding sequence ATGCTCGAGGCAGTCCGCACCCGCGCTCGCAGCTACTTCGAGGGCGCCCCGCCGGCTCACGACTGGCACCACGTTCAGCGCGTCGAGACGCTCGCGGAGACGCTGCTCGACCGGTACCCGACCGACGAAATCGACGGCCAGGTCGTCACACTCGCCGTCTATCTCCACGATATCGGCCGGGAGAAGGAGGCCAGCGGCGAGATCGACGACCACGCGACGTGGGGCGCCGAAGAGGCGGGTCGCATCCTCGAGGACGGCGGCGCCGACCCGGCGACCATCGACGCCGTCGCACACTGCGTGCGCGCCCACCGCTATTCGAACGAAATCGAGCCAGAGACCCTCGAGGCCGAGATCGTCAGCGACGCGGACGACCTCGACGCGCTCGGGGCGGTCGGGATCGCTCGCACCTTCGCCCACGGCGGCGCGCTGGGCGAGCCGATCCACGATCCCGCGATACCGGTCGCCGACGACGAGACGACCGCCGGGGCCACGCAGTACAATCACCTCTCTAAGAAGCTCCTCAAGCTGCCCGAGCGCATGTACACCGACGTCGGCCGGGAGCTCGCGACCGATCGCGCCGAGTTCGTTCGCGACTACGTCGCGCAGTTCGACGCGGAACTGACCGGCGAGCGCTGA
- the arsN2 gene encoding arsenic resistance N-acetyltransferase ArsN2: protein MSGAPLTLQRADESALEDIETLLAENDLPSADVRTSSARFYVAYDGDDRIGIGGLERYGTDGLLRSVVVERSARGKGYGTTLCDALERRARIDGLETLYLLTTTAAGFFAGRGYEELERSDAPAAIRRTSEFRELCPASATCMRKSL, encoded by the coding sequence ATGTCCGGGGCGCCCCTCACGCTTCAACGGGCCGACGAGAGCGCACTCGAGGACATCGAAACCCTGCTCGCCGAGAACGACCTCCCCTCGGCGGACGTCCGAACGTCATCCGCGCGGTTCTACGTCGCCTACGACGGGGACGACCGGATCGGCATCGGGGGCCTCGAGCGCTACGGCACCGACGGACTGCTTCGGTCGGTCGTCGTCGAGCGCTCGGCGCGCGGGAAGGGGTACGGAACGACGCTCTGTGACGCGCTGGAACGGCGAGCTCGAATCGACGGTCTCGAGACGCTGTACCTGCTCACGACGACCGCCGCCGGGTTCTTCGCCGGTCGCGGCTACGAGGAACTCGAGCGAAGCGACGCACCGGCCGCGATTCGAAGGACGTCCGAGTTCAGGGAACTCTGCCCCGCGTCGGCCACGTGTATGCGGAAATCCCTCTGA
- the sufU gene encoding Fe-S cluster assembly sulfur transfer protein SufU codes for MGLGSDMYRQQILDHYKNPRNYGELEDPTFTHVGENPMCGDEIRMDVKLDDDEETIEHVAFKGDGCAISQASASMLSKELRGKTLEELQEMDRDDVVNMLGVDISPMRIKCAVLAEKVAQDGAEIYQGELDVEKTTTED; via the coding sequence ATGGGACTGGGCTCGGATATGTACCGACAGCAGATCCTCGACCACTACAAGAACCCCCGGAACTACGGGGAGCTCGAGGATCCGACGTTCACCCACGTCGGCGAGAACCCGATGTGTGGCGACGAGATTCGCATGGACGTCAAGCTCGACGACGACGAAGAGACGATCGAACACGTCGCGTTCAAGGGCGACGGCTGTGCGATCAGCCAGGCCTCCGCGAGCATGCTCTCGAAGGAGCTTCGAGGGAAGACCCTCGAGGAGCTCCAGGAGATGGACCGCGACGACGTCGTCAACATGCTCGGGGTCGACATCTCGCCGATGCGGATCAAGTGTGCCGTTCTGGCGGAAAAGGTCGCCCAGGACGGCGCGGAGATCTATCAGGGCGAACTCGACGTCGAGAAGACGACGACCGAGGACTGA